The proteins below come from a single Zea mays cultivar B73 chromosome 8, Zm-B73-REFERENCE-NAM-5.0, whole genome shotgun sequence genomic window:
- the LOC103648296 gene encoding uncharacterized protein, translating to MEPVVLNRERAAADRLKRMPIFRLFDDYRDEDFYGLPRKYSIVARVEVKFPIEPRFRDRQHFVLSDINGAKIEAITYMYETVKHFDNLLHGKHVYKMHNVKFSLHPGEFNFHHLNGPMELCLDQQTIVEPYTVPIQMAPFPKQILLNLADIAELPNRTLVDIMAVVVHLDTIHRTMWGPFRKIVIMDARGYLHIIKVWGDLLNKNALRWALAKEDYGIIIGTMFRRFRRQECLESSDHTAIHFNPFHHNTHHFRPIQKALVALNNRQFAVTFLEEERRR from the exons ATGGAACCGGTCGTATTGAACCGTGAAAGAGCCGCAGCTGACCGCCTAAAACGGATGCCTAT CTTCAGATTGTTCGACGACTACCGTGATGAAGATTTTTATGGGCTTCCGCGGAAATACAGTATTGTCGCTCGGGTCGAAGTTAAATTCCCGATTGAACCACGTTTTCGTGATAGACAACATTTCGTTTTGTCTGACATCAAT GGAGCCAAGATCGAGGCCATAACATATATGTATGAGACAGTCAAACATTTCGACAATTTGCTCCATGGAAAGCATGTTTACAAGATGCATAATGTGAAGTTCAGTCTTCATCCGGGTgaatttaattttcatcatctaaatGGTCCCATGGAATTGTGTCTTGACCAACAAACTATCGTGGAGCCATACACTGTTCCAATTCAGATGGCGCCATTCCCAAAACAAATACTATTGAACCTTGCTGATATTGCCGAGTTGCCAAACAGGACTTTAGTCG ACATTATGGCTGTTGTAGTCCACTTGGATACAATACATCGCACAATGTGGGGCCCTTTCAGAAAGATTGTTATAATGGATGCTAG GGGATATTTACATATCATTAAAGTTTGGGGTGACCTACTAAACAAAAATGCACTCCGCTGGGCGTTGGCTAAGGAGGATTATGGCATAATAATTGGGACTATGTTTAGACGGTTCAGAAGACAAG AGTGCCTCGAGTCTTCGGATCATACCGCAATACACTTCAATCCGTTCCATCACAACACCCATCATTTTCGAC CAATCCAAAAAGCTTTGGTGGCGCTGAACAACCGTCAGTTTGCTGTTACATTTCTTGAAGAAGAAAGGCGTAGATAG